A genomic stretch from Festucalex cinctus isolate MCC-2025b chromosome 13, RoL_Fcin_1.0, whole genome shotgun sequence includes:
- the hnrnpul1 gene encoding heterogeneous nuclear ribonucleoprotein U-like protein 1 isoform X3 — MPVNAMSCNVGNLKVHELKAELQRRGLDATGLKVELVERLQVALDKEARAKTPGGGDEEQRDDGDETEEQQDEGSDSDSPPEEDDDDGSDWAGCNQEEAESASESGHSMIDLGSNTDLAHTSAIAEVIVRPEADEAQRVNIKQEIDEDIKIETGANWSEPLREQDSNGLEEPAMMSSETSRKRRHESSDGSNHLEQRQEKRSRTRQGSPFLWQSDDSSDPSLSPVYSENEDDAWSSDDEDRLWHKADWQPNKFSFTATPGARSAAAALNSKLPADFLELFLTDELLQRIADHTNLYATRCFQEESESLPRSRRRTWKAVTVPELKIFFGLTFLTSYIKKPTIELYWTVGEVDSTPYFSQTMSRSRFELLWKFLSYNNNASEDDTDKMGKVRPVFDYIVGKFKDVYQPGENVCLDEGLLHWQGRVSFRVHDPKKPVKYGIKSYVLCDSATGYCFNMLMDVAEARTASDIVFSLLDRLAGHGYTLYMDGSCNSVATCELLLKAQTNVCGTLKENSGEPKVFREATKSDLGAKEKIVRHNKSVMVVAWQDKQLVTTFHEDKMQNEVTQKGQKDKGPKLKPQCVVAYNSSMIRVEKLDQNITYYPFVRKSMNWSKKFVAYLFQICMFNAHVLYTAKHPRECKTLLEFIHRVVKTWTVTRHGLVQVKKEEEEEEPAKLATGKGRSGRSRRNDPESRLDGQIGKHKLDYLITASRSINAKKRSGRACRVCARRGMRKETIMWCVSCCVTLHPGECFTAYHTLENYAAKV; from the exons ATGAGGGAAGTGACAGCGACTCGCCGCCAgaggaagacgacgacgacggcagTGATTGGGCCGGCTGCAACCAGGAAGAGGCGGAGTCGGCGTCCGAGTCTGGCCACAGCATGATAGACTTGGGCAGCAATACTGACCTGGCCCACACCTCCGCCATCGCAGAGGTGATCGTCAGGCCTGAAGCGGACGAGGCCCAACGCGTCAACATCAAACAAG AAATTGACGAGGACATCAAAATTGAGACCGGGGCCAATTGGTCTGAGCCGCTGCGTGAACAAGATAGCAACGGTCTGGAAGAGCCGGCAATGATGTCGTCTGAGACGAGCAGAAAGCGACGGCACGAGAGCAGCGATGGCTCCAACCACCTTGAGCAACGTCAGGAAAAGAG ATCGCGCACCCGGCAGGGATCCCCTTTCTTGTGGCAGTCTGATGacag CAGTGATCCCAGTCTCTCACCCGTTTACAGCGAGAACGAAG atgatgcgtggagCAGTGATGACGAAGATCGTCTGTGGCATAAAGCCGATTGGCAGCCAAATAAGTTCTCCTTCACCGCAACCCCCGGCGCGCGGAGTGCCGCCGCGGCGCTGAATTCCAAGCTGCCGGCTGACTTCCTGGAGCTCTTCCTGACTGACGAGCTCCTCCAACGTATCGCGGATCACACCAACCTGTACGCCACTCGTTGCTTCCAAGAGGAGTCTGAGAGTCTGCCACGTAGCAGACGCCGTACGTGGAAAGCCGTGACGGTCCCGGAACTGAAAATTTTCTTTGGACTCACGTTTCTCACCAGTTATATCAAAAAGCCGACCATTGAACTGTACTGGACGGTAGGTGAGGTGGACTCGACACCCTATTTCAGCCAGACCATGTCGAGGAGCAGATTTGAGCTGTTATGGAAGTTTCTCAGTTACAACAATAACGCGTCGGAGGATGACACTGACAAAATGGGCAAAGTGCGCCCAGTGTTTGACTACATTGTGGGGAAGTTCAAGGACGTGTATCAACCGGGGGAAAACGTTTGCCTGGATGAAGGTTTGCTGCACTGGCAGGGCCGCGTATCCTTCAGAGTGCACGATCCAAAAAAGCCTGTGAAATATGGAATCAAATCGTACGTACTGTGCGACTCGGCCACGGGTTATTGCTTCAATATGCTGATGGATGTTGCGGAAGCTCGTACTGCGTCGGATATCGTGTTCTCGCTCCTTGATCGTCTCGCAGGTCACGGTTATACGCTGTACATGGACGGTTCCTGCAATTCCGTCGCAACGTGTGAGCTTTTGCTGAAAGCACAAACCAATGTCTGTGGAACACTGAAGGAAAATAGTGGGGAGCCCAAAGTCTTTAGGGAGGCGACAAAGAGTGATTTAGGGGCGAAGGAGAAGATTGTGCGGCACAATAAGAGCGTTATGGTGGTAGCGTGGCAGGACAAACAGTTGGTGACAACTTTCCACGAAGATAAAATGCAGAATGAAGTGACGCAGAAGGGACAAAAAGACAAGGGTCCCAAGTTAAAGCCACAGTGTGTTGTTGCATACAACTCCTCCATGATTAGAGTGGAAAAGTTGGATCAAAACATTACGTATTACCCCTTTGTTCGAAAGTCGATGAATTGGTCCAAGAAGTTTGTCGCCTATCTGTTTCAAATCTGCATGTTTAATGCCCATGTCCTCTACACTGCCAAGCATCCAAGGGAGTGTAAAACCCTCttggagttcatccacaggGTAGTCAAGACCTGGACTGTGACGCGACATGGGTTGGTGcaggtcaaaaaggaggaggaggaggaggaacctGCCAAACTTGCCACGGGCAAGGGCCGTTCTGGACGGTCACGAAGAAATGACCCAGAGAGCAGGCTAGACGGGCAGATCGGCAAACACAAACTCGATTACCTGATCACAGCCAGCAGGAGCATCAACGCCAAAAAGAGATCAGGAAGAGCTTGTCGGGTGTGCGCTCGCAGAGGCATGCGCAAAGAAACTATCATGTGGTGCGTGTCGTGTTGTGTCACCTTGCACCCGGGAGAATGTTTTACCGCTTACCACACTCTGGAGAACTATGCTGCGAAAGTGTGA
- the hnrnpul1 gene encoding heterogeneous nuclear ribonucleoprotein U-like protein 1 isoform X6 has translation MPVNAMSCNVGNLKVHELKAELQRRGLDATGLKVELVERLQVALDKEARAKTPGGGDEEQRDDGDETEEQQDEGSDSDSPPEEDDDDGSDWAGCNQEEAESASESGHSMIDLGSNTDLAHTSAIAEVIVRPEADEAQRVNIKQEIDEDIKIETGANWSEPLREQDSNGLEEPAMMSSETSRKRRHESSDGSNHLEQRQEKSARPVDSLNEESAWSSDYKEDCNWHEADWQPNKFSFTATPGPRSTAAELDSNMPADFLELFLTDELLQQIADRTNLYAVQCFEDPSEKLPSRSHLWKPVTVSDLKTFFGLTFITSYVIKPNFSLYWSEDEVDITPHFSQTMSRNKFQIIWKFLNYNNPELDDGTDKMYEVRPVLDYVVGKFKVLYEPGQNICIDESMLNCQSCVSFKTYCPKKAVKFGIKSYLLCDSATGYCFNLEPDLGEARTTSEIVFSLLDRLPGHGYTLYMDYSYNSIAMCELLLGAETNVCGTLKKNKGEPKIFRQVRKSDMKAAGKLVRHNKRVMVVAWQDKRMVTTCHEDAMQTVDVSQKGHKDDDPGLKPQCVVAYNSSMVAVQKLDKNMTYYPFVRKSPTWSKKFVAYLFQICMSNAHVLYRARHPEASITLLEFIRSVAKSWTVKQHGLVQVKKEEEEEEPAKRATGKGCSGRSRRNDPESRLDGQIGKHKLDYLITASRSINAKKRSGRSCRVCARKGLRKDTVLWCVSCCVALHPGECFTAYHTLENYAA, from the exons ATGAGGGAAGTGACAGCGACTCGCCGCCAgaggaagacgacgacgacggcagTGATTGGGCCGGCTGCAACCAGGAAGAGGCGGAGTCGGCGTCCGAGTCTGGCCACAGCATGATAGACTTGGGCAGCAATACTGACCTGGCCCACACCTCCGCCATCGCAGAGGTGATCGTCAGGCCTGAAGCGGACGAGGCCCAACGCGTCAACATCAAACAAG AAATTGACGAGGACATCAAAATTGAGACCGGGGCCAATTGGTCTGAGCCGCTGCGTGAACAAGATAGCAACGGTCTGGAAGAGCCGGCAATGATGTCGTCTGAGACGAGCAGAAAGCGACGGCACGAGAGCAGCGATGGCTCCAACCACCTTGAGCAACGTCAGGAAAAGAG TGCAAGACCTGTTGACAGTCTGAACGAag aatCTGCATGGAGTAGTGATTATAAAGAAGATTGTAACTGGCACGAAGCCGACTGGCAACCAAATAAGTTCTCCTTCACCGCAACCCCTGGACCCCGGAGTACTGCCGCGGAGCTGGATTCCAACATGCCGGCCGACTTCCTGGAGCTCTTCCTAACCGACGAGCTGCTCCAGCAAATTGCGGATCGCACCAACCTGTACGCTGTCCAGTGTTTTGAAGATCCGTCCGAGAAGCTGCCATCGAGAAGTCATTTGTGGAAACCCGTCACAGTCTCGGACCTGAAAACTTTCTTTGGACTCACTTTCATCACCAGTTACGTCATAAAGCCAAACTTTTCGCTGTATTGGAGCGAGGACGAGGTAGACATTACACCCCATTTTAGCCAGACCATGTCGAGAAACAAATTTCAGATTATATGGAAGTTCCTTAATTACAACAATCCCGAGTTAGACGACGGCACCGACAAAATGTACGAAGTCCGCCCAGTGCTTGACTACGTTGTGGGGAAGTTCAAGGTGTTGTATGAACCAggacaaaacatttgcattgaTGAGAGTATGCTGAACTGTCAGTCATGTGTATCCTTCAAAACGTACTGCCCCAAAAAAGCCGTGAAATTCGGAATCAAATCGTACCTACTATGCGACTCGGCCACGGGTTATTGTTTCAATCTGGAGCCTGATCTCGGGGAAGCTCGTACTACGTCGGAGATCGTGTTCTCTCTCCTTGATCGCCTCCCGGGTCATGGTTATACACTCTATATGGACTATTCCTAcaattccatagcaatgtgtgAGCTTTTACTGGGAGCAGAAACCAATGTCTGTGGAACGCTGAAGAAGAATAAGGGAGAACCTAAAATCTTTAGGCAGGTGAGAAAGAGTGACATGAAGGCGGCGGGGAAATTGGTGCGGCACAATAAAAGGGTGATGGTTGTAGCGTGGCAGGACAAACGGATGGTGACAACTTGCCACGAAGATGCAATGCAGACTGTTGACGTGTCGCAGAAGGGACACAAAGACGATGACCCCGGGTTAAAGCCACAGTGTGTTGTTGCATACAACTCCTCCATGGTTGCAGTGCAAAAGTTGGACAAAAACATGACGTACTACCCCTTCGTGCGGAAGTCACCAACCTGGTCCAAGAAGTTTGTCGCCTACCTGTTTCAAATCTGCATGTCGAATGCCCATGTCCTCTACAGAGCCAGACACCCGGAGGCGTCGATAACCCTCTTGGAGTTCATTCGAAGTGTGGCCAAGTCCTGGACTGTGAAGCAACATGGGTTGGTGcaggtcaaaaaggaggaggaggaggaggaacctGCCAAACGTGCCACGGGCAAGGGCTGTTCTGGACGGTCACGAAGAAATGACCCAGAGAGCAGACTAGACGGGCAGATCGGCAAACACAAACTCGATTACCTGATCACAGCCAGCAGGAGCATCAACGCCAAAAAGAGATCAGGAAGAAGTTGTCGGGTGTGCGCCCGCAAAGGCCTGCGCAAGGATACGGTCCTGTGGTGCGTGTCGTGTTGTGTGGCCTTGCATCCGGGAGAATGTTTTACCGCTTACCACACTCTGGAGAACTATGCTGCGTAA
- the hnrnpul1 gene encoding heterogeneous nuclear ribonucleoprotein U-like protein 1 isoform X1, whose translation MPVNAMSCNVGNLKVHELKAELQRRGLDATGLKVELVERLQVALDKEARAKTPGGGDEEQRDDGDETEEQQDEGSDSDSPPEEDDDDGSDWAGCNQEEAESASESGHSMIDLGSNTDLAHTSAIAEVIVRPEADEAQRVNIKQEIDEDIKIETGANWSEPLREQDSNGLEEPAMMSSETSRKRRHESSDGSNHLEQRQEKRTCNNELPSSEVPCGSWCVLPETSLDANDEGEPDLDPDMSDEYVPSDWSNSSRESSPEPPERGGYEWSCGGDLSGWQQAGWQPKNIPFTATPGPLNAATQLESGQPADFLQLFITDELLQHIADATNRFADTFFQADPSGLLRRQKMGWRPVSVEELKLFFGLSFITGFVKKPTLPMYCARPVDSLNEESAWSSDYKEDCNWHEADWQPNKFSFTATPGPRSTAAELDSNMPADFLELFLTDELLQQIADRTNLYAVQCFEDPSEKLPSRSHLWKPVTVSDLKTFFGLTFITSYVIKPNFSLYWSEDEVDITPHFSQTMSRNKFQIIWKFLNYNNPELDDGTDKMYEVRPVLDYVVGKFKVLYEPGQNICIDESMLNCQSCVSFKTYCPKKAVKFGIKSYLLCDSATGYCFNLEPDLGEARTTSEIVFSLLDRLPGHGYTLYMDYSYNSIAMCELLLGAETNVCGTLKKNKGEPKIFRQVRKSDMKAAGKLVRHNKRVMVVAWQDKRMVTTCHEDAMQTVDVSQKGHKDDDPGLKPQCVVAYNSSMVAVQKLDKNMTYYPFVRKSPTWSKKFVAYLFQICMSNAHVLYRARHPEASITLLEFIRSVAKSWTVKQHGLVQVKKEEEEEEPAKRATGKGCSGRSRRNDPESRLDGQIGKHKLDYLITASRSINAKKRSGRSCRVCARKGLRKDTVLWCVSCCVALHPGECFTAYHTLENYAA comes from the exons ATGAGGGAAGTGACAGCGACTCGCCGCCAgaggaagacgacgacgacggcagTGATTGGGCCGGCTGCAACCAGGAAGAGGCGGAGTCGGCGTCCGAGTCTGGCCACAGCATGATAGACTTGGGCAGCAATACTGACCTGGCCCACACCTCCGCCATCGCAGAGGTGATCGTCAGGCCTGAAGCGGACGAGGCCCAACGCGTCAACATCAAACAAG AAATTGACGAGGACATCAAAATTGAGACCGGGGCCAATTGGTCTGAGCCGCTGCGTGAACAAGATAGCAACGGTCTGGAAGAGCCGGCAATGATGTCGTCTGAGACGAGCAGAAAGCGACGGCACGAGAGCAGCGATGGCTCCAACCACCTTGAGCAACGTCAGGAAAAGAG AACATGTAACAACGAGCTGCCATCGAGCGAGGTTCCATGTGGCTCGTGGTGCGTTTTGCCCGAGACTTCATTGGATGCTAACGATGAAGGCGAGCCGGATTTGGATCCAGATATGTCTGATGAGTACGTGCCTTCAGACTGGAGTAATAGCAGCAGGGAGTCGTCGCCGGAACCACCAGAACGAGGAG GTTATGAATGGAGCTGTGGTGGGGATCTTTCGGGCTGGCAGCAAGCTGGCTGGCAGCCCAAAAATATTCCTTTCACAGCAACCCCGGGACCACTGAACGCTGCCACGCAGCTGGAGTCCGGCCAGCCGGCTGACTTCCTGCAGCTCTTCATAACGGACGAGCTGCTCCAGCATATCGCCGACGCCACCAACCGCTTCGCCGACACTTTCTTTCAAGCGGACCCCAGCGGTCTGCTGCGGCGCCAAAAAATGGGATGGAGGCCGGTTTCCGTCGAAGaactgaaattattttttggacTGAGTTTCATAACGGGCTTTGTAAAGAAACCAACCCTCCCGATGTACTG TGCAAGACCTGTTGACAGTCTGAACGAag aatCTGCATGGAGTAGTGATTATAAAGAAGATTGTAACTGGCACGAAGCCGACTGGCAACCAAATAAGTTCTCCTTCACCGCAACCCCTGGACCCCGGAGTACTGCCGCGGAGCTGGATTCCAACATGCCGGCCGACTTCCTGGAGCTCTTCCTAACCGACGAGCTGCTCCAGCAAATTGCGGATCGCACCAACCTGTACGCTGTCCAGTGTTTTGAAGATCCGTCCGAGAAGCTGCCATCGAGAAGTCATTTGTGGAAACCCGTCACAGTCTCGGACCTGAAAACTTTCTTTGGACTCACTTTCATCACCAGTTACGTCATAAAGCCAAACTTTTCGCTGTATTGGAGCGAGGACGAGGTAGACATTACACCCCATTTTAGCCAGACCATGTCGAGAAACAAATTTCAGATTATATGGAAGTTCCTTAATTACAACAATCCCGAGTTAGACGACGGCACCGACAAAATGTACGAAGTCCGCCCAGTGCTTGACTACGTTGTGGGGAAGTTCAAGGTGTTGTATGAACCAggacaaaacatttgcattgaTGAGAGTATGCTGAACTGTCAGTCATGTGTATCCTTCAAAACGTACTGCCCCAAAAAAGCCGTGAAATTCGGAATCAAATCGTACCTACTATGCGACTCGGCCACGGGTTATTGTTTCAATCTGGAGCCTGATCTCGGGGAAGCTCGTACTACGTCGGAGATCGTGTTCTCTCTCCTTGATCGCCTCCCGGGTCATGGTTATACACTCTATATGGACTATTCCTAcaattccatagcaatgtgtgAGCTTTTACTGGGAGCAGAAACCAATGTCTGTGGAACGCTGAAGAAGAATAAGGGAGAACCTAAAATCTTTAGGCAGGTGAGAAAGAGTGACATGAAGGCGGCGGGGAAATTGGTGCGGCACAATAAAAGGGTGATGGTTGTAGCGTGGCAGGACAAACGGATGGTGACAACTTGCCACGAAGATGCAATGCAGACTGTTGACGTGTCGCAGAAGGGACACAAAGACGATGACCCCGGGTTAAAGCCACAGTGTGTTGTTGCATACAACTCCTCCATGGTTGCAGTGCAAAAGTTGGACAAAAACATGACGTACTACCCCTTCGTGCGGAAGTCACCAACCTGGTCCAAGAAGTTTGTCGCCTACCTGTTTCAAATCTGCATGTCGAATGCCCATGTCCTCTACAGAGCCAGACACCCGGAGGCGTCGATAACCCTCTTGGAGTTCATTCGAAGTGTGGCCAAGTCCTGGACTGTGAAGCAACATGGGTTGGTGcaggtcaaaaaggaggaggaggaggaggaacctGCCAAACGTGCCACGGGCAAGGGCTGTTCTGGACGGTCACGAAGAAATGACCCAGAGAGCAGACTAGACGGGCAGATCGGCAAACACAAACTCGATTACCTGATCACAGCCAGCAGGAGCATCAACGCCAAAAAGAGATCAGGAAGAAGTTGTCGGGTGTGCGCCCGCAAAGGCCTGCGCAAGGATACGGTCCTGTGGTGCGTGTCGTGTTGTGTGGCCTTGCATCCGGGAGAATGTTTTACCGCTTACCACACTCTGGAGAACTATGCTGCGTAA
- the hnrnpul1 gene encoding heterogeneous nuclear ribonucleoprotein U-like protein 1 isoform X2, which produces MPVNAMSCNVGNLKVHELKAELQRRGLDATGLKVELVERLQVALDKEARAKTPGGGDEEQRDDGDETEEQQDEGSDSDSPPEEDDDDGSDWAGCNQEEAESASESGHSMIDLGSNTDLAHTSAIAEVIVRPEADEAQRVNIKQEIDEDIKIETGANWSEPLREQDSNGLEEPAMMSSETSRKRRHESSDGSNHLEQRQEKRTCNNELPSSEVPCGSWCVLPETSLDANDEGEPDLDPDMSDEYVPSDWSNSSRESSPEPPERGGYEWSCGGDLSGWQQAGWQPKNIPFTATPGPLNAATQLESGQPADFLQLFITDELLQHIADATNRFADTFFQADPSGLLRRQKMGWRPVSVEELKLFFGLSFITGFVKKPTLPMYWSVYHLHTNPIFSQTMARNRYQNILRFLHFHTDAPHATDRMHRVQQVLTYLVDRFKALYQPNKNICIHEGMLKWQGRLSFRVYNPQKPVKYGIKSYVLCDSETGYCFNLQPYKGEACTVENIVFLLLDRLTGHGYTLYLDNFYNSVDMCTRLVAAQTHVCGTLGNSEDPQLVNEATRSSLAAEGRVARHNGDVMVVAWQDKRVVKMVTTCHKDTMRKVEVRRKGEKDEAVVLKPECVVAYNTHMSGLGKLDQNTAYYPFMHRAANWPKKFIAYLFQLCMFNAHVIFKARNPGKSLSLLDFTMAAADSWTTRPYVEEVKAAEVEVEVEVEVESPVPVRKRQRRVSSKVPRGATFKGARRAPYKTDPPGRLHGPLYEHKLNHLPPTKKKAIAQRKCRVCLRKGERRETSMWCETCSVPLHQGNCFILYHTKINYCV; this is translated from the exons ATGAGGGAAGTGACAGCGACTCGCCGCCAgaggaagacgacgacgacggcagTGATTGGGCCGGCTGCAACCAGGAAGAGGCGGAGTCGGCGTCCGAGTCTGGCCACAGCATGATAGACTTGGGCAGCAATACTGACCTGGCCCACACCTCCGCCATCGCAGAGGTGATCGTCAGGCCTGAAGCGGACGAGGCCCAACGCGTCAACATCAAACAAG AAATTGACGAGGACATCAAAATTGAGACCGGGGCCAATTGGTCTGAGCCGCTGCGTGAACAAGATAGCAACGGTCTGGAAGAGCCGGCAATGATGTCGTCTGAGACGAGCAGAAAGCGACGGCACGAGAGCAGCGATGGCTCCAACCACCTTGAGCAACGTCAGGAAAAGAG AACATGTAACAACGAGCTGCCATCGAGCGAGGTTCCATGTGGCTCGTGGTGCGTTTTGCCCGAGACTTCATTGGATGCTAACGATGAAGGCGAGCCGGATTTGGATCCAGATATGTCTGATGAGTACGTGCCTTCAGACTGGAGTAATAGCAGCAGGGAGTCGTCGCCGGAACCACCAGAACGAGGAG GTTATGAATGGAGCTGTGGTGGGGATCTTTCGGGCTGGCAGCAAGCTGGCTGGCAGCCCAAAAATATTCCTTTCACAGCAACCCCGGGACCACTGAACGCTGCCACGCAGCTGGAGTCCGGCCAGCCGGCTGACTTCCTGCAGCTCTTCATAACGGACGAGCTGCTCCAGCATATCGCCGACGCCACCAACCGCTTCGCCGACACTTTCTTTCAAGCGGACCCCAGCGGTCTGCTGCGGCGCCAAAAAATGGGATGGAGGCCGGTTTCCGTCGAAGaactgaaattattttttggacTGAGTTTCATAACGGGCTTTGTAAAGAAACCAACCCTCCCGATGTACTGGTCAGTATATCATTTACACACAAACCCCATTTTTAGCCAAACCATGGCACGGAACAGATACCAGAATATCTTGAGGTTCCTTCATTTCCACACAGATGCGCCACACGCGACTGACAGAATGCACAGAGTCCAGCAGGTGTTAACCTACCTCGTGGACAGGTTTAAGGCCTTGTATCAgcccaacaaaaacatttgcatcCATGAGGGTATGTTGAAGTGGCAGGGGCGCCTTTCGTTCAGGGTTTACAACCCGCAGAAACCCGTGAAATACGGAATTAAGTCGTACGTTTTATGTGATTCCGAAACGGGCTACTGTTTCAATTTGCAGCCTTACAAGGGGGAAGCTTGTACTGTGGAAAACATTGTGTTCTTGCTTCTGGACCGCCTCACCGGACATGGCTACACGTTGTACTTGGACAATTTTTACAACTCTGTGGACATGTGTACACGCCTCGTGGCCGCGCAGACTCACGTGTGCGGAACGCTCGGTAACAGCGAAGACCCGCAACTGGTAAACGAGGCCACGCGGAGCAGCTTGGCGGCCGAGGGAAGAGTCGCCCGCCACAATGGAGATGTGATGGTGGTTGCGTGGCAGGACAAACGCGTCGTCAAGATGGTTACCACCTGCCACAAGGACACCATGCGCAAAGTCGAGGTGCGCCGGAAAGGAGAGAAAGACGAGGCCGTCGTGCTCAAGCCGGAGTGTGTCGTGGCGTACAACACGCACATGAGCGGGCTCGGCAAACTTGATCAAAACACGGCCTACTACCCCTTCATGCACAGGGCAGCCAACTGGCCCAAGAAGTTTATCGCTTATTTATTTCAGTTGTGCATGTTCAACGCACACGTTATTTTCAAAGCCAGAAACCCCGGGAAGTCTTTATCGCTCCTGGATTTCACCATGGCGGCGGCAGACTCCTGGACCACCAGGCCATACGTGGAAGAGGTAAAAGCCGCTGAAGTGGAAGttgaagtggaagtggaagtcgAGAGCCCCGTGCCTGTGCGAAAACGCCAACGCAGGGTGTCTTCCAAAGTCCCACGCGGCGCCACTTTCAAAGGCGCACGCAGGGCACCTTACAAGACTGACCCGCCGGGTCGGCTTCACGGACCGCTGTACGAGCACAAACTGAATCATTTGCCGCCCACCAAGAAAAAGGCCATAGCGCAAAGAAAATGCCGGGTTTGCCTGCGCAAAGGCGAGCGCAGGGAAACGAGCATGTGGTGTGAAACGTGTAGCGTGCCCTTGCACCAGgggaattgttttattttgtaccaCACCAAAATAAACTACTGTGTTTAA